Genomic DNA from Oscillospiraceae bacterium:
AGCGCCGCAACGAAACTGTCCAGCAGGGTCATCAGGGTATTGTAAGCGCGCCGGGGATCGGTCATGATCGCCTCGAGACGCGGGATTTTTTCGAGTTCCACGAGTTCGTCAAAGCGTTTGCGCACGCCGCTGGTCTGTAAAAATTCATAGACCGCCCTGGCAAAACCGATGGGGTCGGATTTGTCGATGCCGGCGGAAAGCGCGTCGAGTTTTTGCATGGCGGATGCACGGACTTGATCGATCTCGGGATCGGGCCAGGGGCTGCGGAAATCGGACAGCGTCCGCTTGCCGTTTTCGATTGCGTAATTTTCGAGTTTGCAGACGGATTTTTGATCGAGGTCGAAAAAGCCCGACTTGAGGCAGCCCAGCAGCTTTGCGCCGTCGCCGCAGGCGACTTCGAGCGCGCCGCGCAGAAACCGGAAGACCGGTGAGGCCGACAGCGGTTTGCGGTTGTCCCAGAAAAACGGGATATTATATTTGGCCAACGCGCGGTCGAGAATGCCCTGAAGCGGTTTGCAGTCGCGGGCGATGATCACAGCGTCTTTGTAGCGGATATCGCCTTTGCGCACGAGGTTTTCGACGGCCTGAGAGACGCGTTCGGCCTCTTCGACCGGGCCGGAACAGCGGGTCATGCGCAAACTGCCGTCATAGGGGCCTTCCACATCGGTTGCGCCGGTGCGGAAGGTCTTTTCCGCAGAGGCCAAAAAGGCGCTGTTGAAATAGGTGTTTTCAAGAAATTCGGTCTCGGCGACGGGCTGTCTCGTCTCTTTTGCCGTTTCGATGAGTTTCAGAGCGGTGCGATCCACGGTCGAAAACAGCGCGCCGCTGCCGCATTTCAAAAAGTTTTCGCGGTCGGAGGCAAAGGTGAAAACCGCCTCCTTGGCGTCGCGGACTAAAGGGCGCAGAACGTCGTATTCGACGCCGGTGAAGTCCTTGAAGGCGTCGAAAAAGATGCAGGCGCCTTTGTAGGGGTTGTTGTCTTCGAGAATTTCGGCCAGCCGTTTCATGTCGTCGTCGGGGTCGAAATATTTGTCACCCATGACGGCGTTATAAGCCCCCGAGAGCAATGCGAGATCGGAGAGCTTTTGTTTTAAAAACGGGCTTTTTGCCCGAAGAAAGAGGTCGTGCAGTTTGGTCTCGTCGAGCGCGGCGCGTTTTAAACGGTGGATCGCGGCGAGCGCCATCGGGATGAAGTCGGCACGGGCGGACTGCTTTTTATAAATCGTTAATTCGTCCGAGACCTGTGAGACCGCCAGCGACATCAGCGCCTGTTTGGCGGCGGCGTCGGCCATTTTGCAGCCGTCGGCGCCCTGCGCGTGGGCGAGTTTGGACAGCGACAGCACTTCGGCGGTGCGCATGAACCGTTCGCCGCCCGCTTTTAACAGCATCTGCTCACTGGAAAACACGAACTGCTCGGGCACGACAAACAACACCTTTTCGCCTTTTTCGGCGTATTCGGCGGCTTGTTTTTGTATTTCCCATGTCTTGCCCGACATCGCGGGGCCGACGATGAATCTGAGCATTCGTGTTCCTCCGGATTTGTTGAATTTATTTTACCACATTTTCCGCCTGCGTTTCAAGAGAGGGATTCGGCGGAGGATTTGCTTTGTAGGAAACGGTCTTCAAACTTTGTTCGATAACCGTCTCCGAAGCGGGCAACACCCGTTTGGGTATGTTCTGTCTGCTGTTGAATAATAGACGGTCATTGTCTCTGGCGAATTTTCATTCGGAACGGTCAAGACCGTTCCCTACAGAGAAAAATACCGAGTGTGGAAGCGGCGCGCAGGAAACCGTTTCAGCGGTTTCCCGTTTTATAAAAACCGACAGATTTTTTGACACGTTTGAAACCGGCATCATGCGGTGGGATTCGCCCTAAAATGACAAATTTCTTGCAATGATTTGCGGGTTATGATAAACTGATTTCGTATGTTTCGCCGCCGGTTCTGATTTGGATGTGAGCGGCATATGCCATATTGCAAAAAACACCGCGCGGGGAGTGTGTATGAAATATTACAACAGGGCGCTTTCCGACCTTGAAAAAAGCGATCTGACGTTTCGGGCTATTTTTGAAGTCGTTTTCAGCTTCGGCGGGAACGTCTTTTTGGAATATCAAAAAGACGGCGAAATCGCTAAAATCACCTATGCGCAGTGCAAAGCGTACATCGAGGACGCCGCAGGCGTGCTTTTTGCCGCGCTCGGGGAACAAAAACGCAGCAGGTTTGTCGGGATCAAGCTCGAAAACAGCCCCGAGTGGATCGTCGCGTTCTGGGCGCTGCTGATGGCCGGATACCGTCCGCTGCTTGTCAACACCAGAGCGCCGCAGGACGACATCGGCGCGGTATTGAAATCCGCAGACGCCGCCGCCGTGATTTCCGACGCCCCGTTCGGCGAATATCCTTTTATCGACGCAAATCAGCTGATCCGAAAGCCCGAAAAGCCGATTGAACCCGCATGGGCGGACGAGATTGCGCTGTGCAGTTCCGGCACGACCGGCACCATGAAGCTCTGCCTTTACCGTGGACGGGCGATTTCGGAACAGATTTTCAACAGCCGCTATGTTTTAAAGGCCAACCCGACCATTGAGAGCTATTACAAAGGCGAAGCCAAACTGCTGGCGTTTCTGCCGTTTTACCACATCTTCGGGCTGGTGGCGAATCTGCTGTGGTTCAGCTTTTTCGGGCGCACGTTCGTTTTTTCATCCGGCTATACCCACGAGGCCATCCGCGACGCCTGCCGCCGCCACGGCGTGACCCATATTTTCGCGATTCCGGTGCTGTGGAACACCGTCGCCGCGGGCATCGAAAAAGAGATCGCGGACCGAGGAGAAAAACTCGCCGCGAAATTTGAAAAGGGCGTCGGGTTTTCGCTTTGGCTGCAGTCGGTTTTCCCGCAGTTCGGCAGAAAACTGGTGAGCGCCTCGATTTTCAAAGAGGTGCTGGAACGGGTCTTCGGGCCGTCGGTGCGGTTTTGCATCAGCGGCGGCGGTTATATCTACGAAAATACCCTGCGGCTGATTAACGCGATCGGCTATCCGCTCTACAACGGCTACGGCATGACCGAGATCGGCATCACGTCGGTGCAGCTGGCGCTGCCGGCTGAAAAACGGCTCTCGGGCAGCGTGGGCAAACCGTTCCCGTCGGTGACTTATGAGATTGCGGGCGGTGACAGCGGCGAACTGATTGTGCGGGGAAATTCGCTTGCCCATGCGATTATCGAGAACGGCGTATTACATGAAAGAAAACCGGAGGAACCGTTTTATACCGGCGATCTGGTGCATCGCGGCGATAAGGGCGATTACTGGATCGACGGGCGCAAAGACGATTTGATCATCTGCGAAAACGGTGAAAATCTGAGTCCGGATGCGATTGAGTGTCATTTTCGGATTGAACGCGTCAAGCATTTGTGCGTGCTGGGCGTCAAAGGCGCGAAAAACACCGTCTGTCCGGCGCTGATCGTCCGGCCGGAGGACAACGCCACACCCTATCAGATCGACGGGGTGCTGTCGCAGGTGTTTCAAATCAATTCCGCGCTGCCGATGAACATGCAGGTCCGACGGGTGCTGCTTGCCGAAAAGGATCTTCCGACGGTGCTGGAATGCAAGGTGCAGCGCAGAGCGGTCGCAAAAATGCTCGAAAACGGCGAAACCGGATTTCGGGAAGTCAAACTCTCGGAGATGGCTGTCCTCGAGGGAAAACACGGCGGCTATTACATCAAGACCCTCGGGCGCGTATGCGAACTTTTTACCGAGGTGCTCTCCGCCGAAGAACCCGTCAAGCCCGAAGCGCATTTTTTATACGACCTCAGCGGGAACAGTTTGCAGTATTTTTCGCTGGTCGAGAAAATCTGCGCCGAATTCAATGTGACCATCTCGCTGGGCGCGTCCGAATTTTTTGCAACCCCTGCGGAATTCGCGGGATTTATTATGAAGAATTAGCAGACAGAAAGGATGACTTTTATTATGCATTCGCTGGATAAGCGATGGAAGGAATTTGTCTATGCCGCGTCCGGGTTCGGGCCGAATATCATGATGGTGTTTTTGATGGCCTATTTTACCGACGCCGTCTATCCGGTCGCGCTGTCGGCCGACAAGGCCCAATGGAGCGTCGCCGGCTATACGTTGATTTTTCCGGCGGTATGGGGGTTGTTATGGTCGCTGGGGCGGATTTTCGACGGCGTGGTTGACATCCCGCTGGCCCATCTGACCGACAATCTGCGCACCAAATGGGGTAACCGCAGACCCGCGATCGTGGTTTCGTTTCTGCCGATGATGATCGCCTATCTGCTGATGTGGATCCCGCTCGAATTCGTCGAGAACAGCGTGAAAAACACGATTTGGATTATGATTTGGGGCGTATTGTTCTTCACGACTTATACGATGTGTTTATTGGCGTTTTACGGCAGCTTATCGACGGTGTGCAAAGACGAACCCCAGCGGGTGCGGGTATCGAGCTATAAGGCGTTTTTCGACACGGTCGGGTATTCGCTCGTGTATGCGCTGGTGCCGGTGTTTTTGGGCACGGGCGTCAACATCCGCTCGGTCGCGCTTTATGCGCTGCCGCTGATGCTGACGATTTTGATTCCCGTTTTTATGATCAAAGAGGGCGACAAATACGGCGACACCACCAAAGACACACCGAAAATCCCGTTCTGGGAAAACCTCAGAATCGTATTGAAAAACAAGTCCTTTATCAAGTGGGAACTGGTCAACTGCTGTGTCTTTTTCGGGCTTCAGATCTTTTTGGCCGCGCAAAACGCCCTGATTTCGGGGTGGATGGGCCTCGGCGCGAACTATGCGGCCATCATGAACACGACGGCGTTTGCACCTGTGCCGCTGATGCTGTATTTCTTTTATAAAATCTTCCGCAAAAAGGGCATGCGGTTTGCGGTTCAGACCGCGTTTCTGCTGTTTGCGGTGTCGATTCTGGGCTTTATTGCGGGCGGGAAAATCTTCTGGCCCGACAACGTGACCGCGCAGGTCGTGATCGGCTGCATCGGCGGCGTGATGAGCAGTTTCAGCATCGGCGCGTTCTTTGCGATGCCCTATATCGTGCCGACCCAACTGGCTGCGGTGGAACTCGAACTGACCGGAAAGAACCGCAGCGCGTCGTATTTTGCGATGCAGGCGCTGTTCACTTCGCTGGCGGCGGCGATTTCGACCGGGGTCGTCTACGAATACATCAAAGGGCTGACCGCCGACCAACTGTTCGGCATCACCGCGCCTGCGGGAGAACCGTTTAAGCTGGGGTTGATGTTTGTGCCGATCATCGTCTGCGTGACCTGCCTGCTCGGCTGGGCGCTGGCGTTTAAAATGCACAAGACCTACACCAAAGAGATCGTGGCAAAAGAACTCGGGGTGGAACTACCCCAAAAGGAGCACGGGAATTGAACCGTTTCATGATCTGGTTTATCAAAATCACCTCGTTTTTGCCCGAACTGCTGTATCTCAAACGCAAGACCTATTACGAAAATCGGCAGCGGCAGAGCCGAAGAATCAAAGGGCCGGCGATCATCGCGGCAAACCACACCTCCATGTTCGATTTCGTGGTGTTGTTTTTCACGTTTTTCGGGCGCAGCTGCCGCTTTTTGGCCGCTGAGGTCGTGTATGAGAGCGGCAAACTGATGCCGTGGTTTTTAAAAGCACTCGGCGCCATTCGGGTGGACCGCGGCAGCGGAAACGTCTCGTTTTTGGCCGAGAGCATCGACACGCTCAAAAAAGGCGGCGTGGTGATCGTGTTTCCCGAGAGCCGCCTGATCAGAAACGGCGACAGCGAGGCGTTCAAGCCCAGCGTGGTCTATATGGCGCTCCAGAGCGGCGCGCCGGTGATTCCGGTGTGGTTCGAGGGGAAATACGGGCTGTTCAAACGCGCCAAGCTGATGATCGGCGAGAAGATGTATCTGAGCCAATACTGCGATACGGTCGACCCATCGCCCGAAAAAGCAGAGGAGATCGCGGGGCTGCTGAAAAAGAAGATTTTCGGATTTGAAAAGCAGGTGCGGCTCCGGGAAAAAGTCGGGCAGACGGGCGTTTTGAACCCGCGTTGGTTCGTGATGGATTTTGTCCGCATCACCGCATGGCCGCTGATGCGCCTTGCGTTCGGCACGAAATACCGTTATCTCGACGGCGCGACCCGAAAAATCAAGGGCAGCGCGATTTTGATCGGAAATCACAGGAGTTACTGGGATCCGGTGATGATGTCCCATGCGTTTATGAGGCGGCGGGTGCGGATTGTGGCCGCCGATGAGGTTTTCACAAGCGGTCCTTTGATGGGCTGGTTCATGCGGTCGATGGGCTGCATCAAGATCAACCGCGAATCCATCGATTTGGAGAGTTTCAACTATTCGCTTGACGTGTTGAAAGCGGGCGGCGTTGTGGGATTGTTCCCCGAGGGCCGCCTCAAACTGCCCGGCGAAGAACCCGAAGGCGGCCTTTTGCCGTTCAAGCCGGGCGCTGTTCTTCTGGCGCTCTCTTCGGGCGCACCGATCATTCCGATTTATACGGTAAAACCCTGCCGGATTTTTCGGCGGCAAGAGATTATCGTCGGGCGTCCGATTGACTTTTCCGCGTATAATTCCGGCGGTTTCCCATCGCCGGACATGCTTGAAAAACACACCGAGGAACTGCGCCGCATGATGGCGTCGATGCCGGAACAAGCGCAGCGGCATAAATGAAAAAAAGGAGGCATTTGAAAATGGACAGCAGAACGTATTTTAAAAATTTGTTGGATGAGGGCGAGTTCGAAAAACTCGTCTACATTCCGACCATCTCCGGCTTGCTGTGCGACAGCGTGAAGAGATTCGGCGACCGTGAAGCCGTCGCGTGGGAGGGTCATGTCAAGACCTACCGCGAACTCGACGCGGATGTGGCTGCGGCACGGGGATTTTTATTAAAAAACGGCGTAAAACCGGGCGACCATCTTGCGTTTGCCTTCGTAAACGAGTATAATTTTGTGCGGTTCTTCTTTGCGGCGACAACGCTCGGCTGTGTGGCGGTTTTGGTTCCCGTACAGCTTCCGCCGCCCGCGATGATCGGCTCGCTGAAGAAGTTTCAAGCCAAGATGCTGCTGTTTAATCCCGAGATTGCGGCGTCGGTCGAACCGGTGAAAGCCGCTTGTCCCGATGTGAAATTTTTCAACGCAGCAGATATCGAAGAGGACCTTGCGCAAAGCGAAAAAGCGCCTGCGGCAAGCCGCATCGAAAAGTCCGCGCCGGCGGTTATCATCTTTACCGGCGGCACGACCGGAATGCCGAAAGGTGCGCTGCTCTCCCACGGAGCGCTGATGCGCGGTGCGCAAAACGGCGCTTACGGACTCGGAAAGGCGTTTTTCCACCGCTATTACGCGATGATCCCGTTCATCCATGTGTTCGGGCTGGTGCGCAATCTGCTGACCGCCTGTTATACCGGTTCGCTGTTATATTTATGCGCGAACATGAAGGCGTTTATGAAGGACCTGCCCGCCGCGAAACCCGACACGATGGTGCTGGTTCCGGCATTGGCCGAACTGCTCTATACCATCGCCTCGGCCTACGGCCTCGGTGCTTTGGGCGGAAACTTGAAATGCATCATCTGCGGCGGCGCACCCGTCTCGCCCGATCTGATCGCCAAGTTCGACAAACTCGGCGTGGCGGTATGCCCGGGTTACGGGCTGACCGAAACCGCCAACCTCGTCAGCGGCAGCGGTGACTTTCTGACCCACCCGGATTCGGTCGGAATGCCCTACCCCAATCAGGAACTGAAACTGGTTGACGGCGAACTGTGGCTCAAGGGCGACAATCTGTTCGACGGTTATTACAACGATCCGGAAGCGACTGCGGCGGCGTTCGGCGACGGCTGGTTCAAGACCGGCGATCTGGCGAAATTCGACGAGGACGGCCGACTTTACATCATCGGGCGCACCAAGAATCTGATCATCCTCGACAACGGCGAAAACGTCTCGCCCGAAGAACTGGAAGCGCTGGTCAACGCGATTCCGTTCGTGCGCGACTGTCTGGTGTATGAGGATAAAAACGACTTCGGCGCACAGGTGATCGCGGTCGAGGTTCTGCCGCATGAGAACATCGGCACGGCCGACGGAATTGCCGACATGGAAACGGCGTTTAAGGCGGCTTTGGTTGAAATCAACCGCAATCTGCCGCGCTATATGCAGATCGACAAATTTACGATCCGCACGACCGATTTTCAGCGGTCCGGCAGTATGAAGATCATCAGAAAGGCAAAATAAGCGAACGATGGGTATAACGGGTCTGATTTCCAGTATTCAGCGGATGTCGGTGCACGACGGGCCGGGAATCCGCACGACGGTTTTTTTGAAGGGCTGCAATATGCGCTGCGCGTGGTGCCATAATCCCGAGGCCATCCACACCTATCCCGAATATGTCTTCAATCCGAAGCTCTGCCTGCACTGCGGACACTGCGCGGAAGGGTGTTATTCGGGCGCAAGGATTTTGTGCGGCAAGGAGACGGCCGTTGAAGAGGTGATGGCGGAGGTCTCCGCCGATCAGCCCTATTACGGTGAGACCGGCGGTTTGACCGTCTCGGGCGGCGAGCCGTTTATGCAGACACCGTTTCTGCTCGAATTGCTCAAATCCGCCAAAGCGCGGGGCATTCACTGCGGGGTTGAGACCAACGGCTCCATGCCGTTTGAACGGATGGAACAGGCGCTGCCGTTCGTCGATGTGTGGATGATCGACCTGAAGGCGTTTGACGACGAAATTCACAAAGATTTCACCGGGATTTCGAACGGGACGATTATGAAAAACCTGAGGGAACTCGACCGGCACGGGGCAAAGATCATTCTGCGAACACCGGTGGTTCCGGGCGTCAACGATGCGGCGGACGAACTGGAGAAAATCGTGAAATTCGCCGCGGGTCTGAAAAATCTGGCGTATTACGAGGTTCTGCCCTATCACCCGCTCGGGCTGAGCAAACAGGTGGAGGACACCGATTTTATCAAAAAATTCGAGACGCCCGATAAACCTGCGCTGAAAGCGATGCTGGGGCCGATCGTTGAAAAATATCAGATTCCTTTCCGCTTCGCAAATATCAAAATGAGTTGATTTTATTTAAAATTTCGGAGGCACAAAACATGTTGACGTATCGGGAGAGGGCTGCGCTGCTGCACCAGACCAAAATCCAACAGACGCTCGCCAAAAAAGCACAGAGAGGTTATATCGACTGCGATGACAACGGCGGTATTCCGCTGCCGGAGGGGTTTCATTTTGAACCGGTGACCAAACGCCCGGGCGTTATCTGCGGCGCGGAAGAGTTTTCGATTAATCTGGCAAAATATTATGACGAGTGTCCGCTTTATGTTGACCCCGTCGAAATTTTAGCCGGACGGCATACCTATCTGCTGCAGGACATAGCGGGTATTAAGTGGGAGAAATATTGGCCCGATTTTGTCGCTTCTTTCGACGAGATGAAAGAAGATCAGGAGAAATATCACATCATCACCGGCATCGGCGCCAATCAGCATTTTGCGCCCGACTATCAGATCGGTGCGCAGTTGGGCTTTTCGGGCCTGTTGGAAAAGCTCAAACACTACCGGGAAATGAACGATCCGTCGAAATATGAATTTTATGACGCCGAAATCCGCGTGGTCGAGGCGATCATCCGTTATATCGGACGGCATCTGCCCGTGATCAAACAGCTGATGGAGGATGAAAAAGATCCGAATCTCCGGCAGACGCTGGCGGAGATGTATGAGTGCAACGTCAATTTGATGCAGCGGGAGCCGCGCACCTTTTTGGAGATGTGCCAATGGATGGGGTGGTTTCAAAACGCTTCTTGGACCTATAACCGTGAGGGTGCGGGTATGCAGCTGGATCAGTTTTTGTATCCGTTTTATCTGCGCGACAAGGCCGCCGGTCTTTTGGATGACGACAAAGCGACCTTTATTCTCGCCAATCTGATGCTGCTCAACCCGCATTATTATCAGATCGGCGGACCCGACGCCGAGGGAAAAGACAAGACCAACGAACTCTCGTTTTTGGTGCTTGAGGCCGGACACTGGCTCAACATCACACTCAACGTCACGATTCGGCTGTTTGACGGCATCAATCAGGATTTGTTCCGCAAGGGCGTTGAATACCTGTTTGAGGACGGCAACGGCTGGCCGCGGTTTTCGGGTGACAAGGGTCTGATGAATTTTACGAAAAACCGAAAAATGACCGCTGCGATGGCGCGTGACCGCGTGGCCGTCGGCTGCCACTGGAATTCGCTGCCCGGACTGGAATATACGCTGAACGACACCGTAAAAATCAACGTCGCAAAGGTCTTTGAGGTGGCTTTTAAAG
This window encodes:
- a CDS encoding pyruvate formate lyase family protein; amino-acid sequence: MLTYRERAALLHQTKIQQTLAKKAQRGYIDCDDNGGIPLPEGFHFEPVTKRPGVICGAEEFSINLAKYYDECPLYVDPVEILAGRHTYLLQDIAGIKWEKYWPDFVASFDEMKEDQEKYHIITGIGANQHFAPDYQIGAQLGFSGLLEKLKHYREMNDPSKYEFYDAEIRVVEAIIRYIGRHLPVIKQLMEDEKDPNLRQTLAEMYECNVNLMQREPRTFLEMCQWMGWFQNASWTYNREGAGMQLDQFLYPFYLRDKAAGLLDDDKATFILANLMLLNPHYYQIGGPDAEGKDKTNELSFLVLEAGHWLNITLNVTIRLFDGINQDLFRKGVEYLFEDGNGWPRFSGDKGLMNFTKNRKMTAAMARDRVAVGCHWNSLPGLEYTLNDTVKINVAKVFEVAFKEISAEPEPTVEKLWERFEFHLNKAIDVTAKGINFQLEHMHEYMPELVLNLISHNTVEQGLDMTQCAEYFNLCIDGAGLATVADSFAALQQRVEDEKVLTWQQVTEAMEHDFEGAPYDRIQLILKSSDRYCQGNSRGDQWANKISRTFSEAVHHYPMPDDRILIPGWFSWANTLEFGAKVGATPDGRKSHAAITHGANPNTNFRRDGAATAVANGIAAIQPGYGNTAPWQLELDPGLKAEEGGVEKVMALLKGHVDQGGTLINVNILNKEKILDAHKNPEKYPDLVVRVTGFTAYFMMLSPEFRQLVVDRILESL
- a CDS encoding lysophospholipid acyltransferase family protein, which codes for MNRFMIWFIKITSFLPELLYLKRKTYYENRQRQSRRIKGPAIIAANHTSMFDFVVLFFTFFGRSCRFLAAEVVYESGKLMPWFLKALGAIRVDRGSGNVSFLAESIDTLKKGGVVIVFPESRLIRNGDSEAFKPSVVYMALQSGAPVIPVWFEGKYGLFKRAKLMIGEKMYLSQYCDTVDPSPEKAEEIAGLLKKKIFGFEKQVRLREKVGQTGVLNPRWFVMDFVRITAWPLMRLAFGTKYRYLDGATRKIKGSAILIGNHRSYWDPVMMSHAFMRRRVRIVAADEVFTSGPLMGWFMRSMGCIKINRESIDLESFNYSLDVLKAGGVVGLFPEGRLKLPGEEPEGGLLPFKPGAVLLALSSGAPIIPIYTVKPCRIFRRQEIIVGRPIDFSAYNSGGFPSPDMLEKHTEELRRMMASMPEQAQRHK
- a CDS encoding MFS transporter — encoded protein: MHSLDKRWKEFVYAASGFGPNIMMVFLMAYFTDAVYPVALSADKAQWSVAGYTLIFPAVWGLLWSLGRIFDGVVDIPLAHLTDNLRTKWGNRRPAIVVSFLPMMIAYLLMWIPLEFVENSVKNTIWIMIWGVLFFTTYTMCLLAFYGSLSTVCKDEPQRVRVSSYKAFFDTVGYSLVYALVPVFLGTGVNIRSVALYALPLMLTILIPVFMIKEGDKYGDTTKDTPKIPFWENLRIVLKNKSFIKWELVNCCVFFGLQIFLAAQNALISGWMGLGANYAAIMNTTAFAPVPLMLYFFYKIFRKKGMRFAVQTAFLLFAVSILGFIAGGKIFWPDNVTAQVVIGCIGGVMSSFSIGAFFAMPYIVPTQLAAVELELTGKNRSASYFAMQALFTSLAAAISTGVVYEYIKGLTADQLFGITAPAGEPFKLGLMFVPIIVCVTCLLGWALAFKMHKTYTKEIVAKELGVELPQKEHGN
- a CDS encoding AMP-binding protein produces the protein MKYYNRALSDLEKSDLTFRAIFEVVFSFGGNVFLEYQKDGEIAKITYAQCKAYIEDAAGVLFAALGEQKRSRFVGIKLENSPEWIVAFWALLMAGYRPLLVNTRAPQDDIGAVLKSADAAAVISDAPFGEYPFIDANQLIRKPEKPIEPAWADEIALCSSGTTGTMKLCLYRGRAISEQIFNSRYVLKANPTIESYYKGEAKLLAFLPFYHIFGLVANLLWFSFFGRTFVFSSGYTHEAIRDACRRHGVTHIFAIPVLWNTVAAGIEKEIADRGEKLAAKFEKGVGFSLWLQSVFPQFGRKLVSASIFKEVLERVFGPSVRFCISGGGYIYENTLRLINAIGYPLYNGYGMTEIGITSVQLALPAEKRLSGSVGKPFPSVTYEIAGGDSGELIVRGNSLAHAIIENGVLHERKPEEPFYTGDLVHRGDKGDYWIDGRKDDLIICENGENLSPDAIECHFRIERVKHLCVLGVKGAKNTVCPALIVRPEDNATPYQIDGVLSQVFQINSALPMNMQVRRVLLAEKDLPTVLECKVQRRAVAKMLENGETGFREVKLSEMAVLEGKHGGYYIKTLGRVCELFTEVLSAEEPVKPEAHFLYDLSGNSLQYFSLVEKICAEFNVTISLGASEFFATPAEFAGFIMKN
- a CDS encoding glycyl-radical enzyme activating protein; this encodes MGITGLISSIQRMSVHDGPGIRTTVFLKGCNMRCAWCHNPEAIHTYPEYVFNPKLCLHCGHCAEGCYSGARILCGKETAVEEVMAEVSADQPYYGETGGLTVSGGEPFMQTPFLLELLKSAKARGIHCGVETNGSMPFERMEQALPFVDVWMIDLKAFDDEIHKDFTGISNGTIMKNLRELDRHGAKIILRTPVVPGVNDAADELEKIVKFAAGLKNLAYYEVLPYHPLGLSKQVEDTDFIKKFETPDKPALKAMLGPIVEKYQIPFRFANIKMS
- a CDS encoding class I adenylate-forming enzyme family protein, coding for MDSRTYFKNLLDEGEFEKLVYIPTISGLLCDSVKRFGDREAVAWEGHVKTYRELDADVAAARGFLLKNGVKPGDHLAFAFVNEYNFVRFFFAATTLGCVAVLVPVQLPPPAMIGSLKKFQAKMLLFNPEIAASVEPVKAACPDVKFFNAADIEEDLAQSEKAPAASRIEKSAPAVIIFTGGTTGMPKGALLSHGALMRGAQNGAYGLGKAFFHRYYAMIPFIHVFGLVRNLLTACYTGSLLYLCANMKAFMKDLPAAKPDTMVLVPALAELLYTIASAYGLGALGGNLKCIICGGAPVSPDLIAKFDKLGVAVCPGYGLTETANLVSGSGDFLTHPDSVGMPYPNQELKLVDGELWLKGDNLFDGYYNDPEATAAAFGDGWFKTGDLAKFDEDGRLYIIGRTKNLIILDNGENVSPEELEALVNAIPFVRDCLVYEDKNDFGAQVIAVEVLPHENIGTADGIADMETAFKAALVEINRNLPRYMQIDKFTIRTTDFQRSGSMKIIRKAK